From Bacillus basilensis, a single genomic window includes:
- the hflX gene encoding GTPase HflX — protein MEELLQRAVLVGVNLGNEDDFAYSMEELTNLAEACDVEVIGQVTQNLQRVNPSHYIGKGKIEEVAAYVNEVDANMVIFNDELSPSQIRNLEADLDCKVIDRTILILDIFAQRAKTKEAQLQVEVAHLQYMMPRLIGLRESLGRQSGGVGTKNKGVGEKKLELDRRKIEEQISVLNKDLEALVAQRQTQRKQRKKNKIPVVALVGYTNAGKSTTMNAMLEIYNGTEEKQVFEKDMLFATLETSVRNIDLPDNKSFLLTDTVGFVSKLPHHLVKAFRSTLEEVAEADLLIHVVDYANPNYEQLIDITNETLKKIGVENIPTIYAYNKSDIVDVEIPKVQEDRVYLSAKKHVGIEELVEMIRSHIYKEYTKCEMLIPYDQGHVVSYFNTHAHVLSTSYENEGTKLEVECKTSDYEKYKRFAI, from the coding sequence ATGGAAGAATTATTACAAAGAGCAGTTTTAGTTGGAGTAAATTTAGGTAATGAAGATGATTTTGCATATTCGATGGAAGAGCTAACGAATCTTGCAGAAGCTTGTGATGTAGAGGTAATTGGACAAGTGACGCAAAATTTACAACGAGTAAATCCATCCCATTATATTGGAAAAGGAAAGATTGAAGAAGTAGCAGCCTACGTAAATGAAGTAGATGCGAATATGGTCATCTTTAATGACGAATTATCTCCTTCACAAATTCGAAATTTAGAAGCGGATTTAGATTGTAAAGTAATTGACCGTACCATATTAATTTTAGATATTTTTGCGCAACGTGCGAAAACGAAAGAAGCACAACTGCAAGTAGAGGTGGCCCATCTTCAGTATATGATGCCTCGTTTAATTGGTCTTCGCGAATCGTTAGGAAGACAGAGCGGCGGTGTTGGTACGAAAAATAAAGGTGTCGGTGAGAAGAAATTAGAGTTAGATCGTCGTAAAATTGAAGAACAAATTTCAGTTTTAAATAAAGATTTAGAAGCGCTTGTTGCGCAGCGCCAAACGCAGCGAAAGCAACGTAAGAAAAATAAAATTCCTGTTGTAGCATTAGTAGGTTATACGAACGCAGGAAAGTCAACGACGATGAATGCAATGCTTGAAATTTATAATGGTACAGAAGAAAAACAAGTATTTGAAAAAGATATGTTATTCGCGACGTTAGAAACATCGGTGCGAAACATTGATTTACCAGATAACAAATCATTCTTATTAACAGATACAGTTGGGTTTGTAAGTAAATTACCACACCATCTTGTGAAAGCATTCCGTTCAACATTAGAAGAGGTAGCGGAAGCAGACTTACTTATTCATGTTGTAGATTACGCAAATCCAAATTATGAACAGTTAATTGATATTACAAATGAAACGTTAAAGAAAATTGGAGTAGAAAATATTCCAACAATCTATGCTTATAACAAATCAGATATCGTAGATGTTGAAATTCCGAAAGTACAAGAAGACCGCGTTTATTTATCAGCGAAGAAACATGTTGGGATAGAAGAGCTTGTTGAAATGATTCGCTCACACATCTATAAAGAGTATACGAAGTGTGAAATGTTAATTCCGTATGATCAAGGACATGTAGTTTCTTATTTCAATACTCATGCGCACGTTTTATCTACAAGTTATGAAAACGAAGGTACGAAACTAGAAGTAGAATGTAAGACGAGTGATTACGAAAAGTATAAGCGTTTTGCAATTTAA
- a CDS encoding MFS transporter: MQGEIPTEKNLSYIGKLQLPVKASPHFKFLWIGQLLSTLGSSITMVILPVVVYSLTGSTVVMGMTMAMYMLPNILALPFAGLVVDRMDRVKVMLFTDIVRCVLMLLLATLIFMDILTIPLLYVLVALYGLMEGIFQPAYAAVRAKVFVPEIRNAANALTQMSNQGIRLIGPALGGLIVSVASAGIGFGLDAVTYLLSFFCLLFLREIKFKKVKPIEKRKVDYKQEFMEGVFVLKSHPWLWITILVFSFINICYAGIIVVLIPWLFNVHHHFEAYVYGLGMASSGVGAVIAALIFGGRERWRKRGLLAYGGVLISGCALLIMPFITWAPALIALMAIEGFGMMIFGLIWETSLQELVPEEAFGRVASLDMLGSFALLPLGYVVVGWLATVIGGEITIITLAILVLVTIGVALCVPSIQRFD; this comes from the coding sequence ATGCAAGGAGAAATACCAACAGAGAAAAATTTAAGTTATATCGGTAAATTGCAATTGCCAGTTAAAGCGTCACCGCATTTTAAATTTTTGTGGATTGGGCAATTACTTTCGACTTTAGGTAGTTCGATAACGATGGTTATTTTGCCAGTCGTTGTGTATTCATTAACTGGTTCAACAGTTGTAATGGGAATGACTATGGCAATGTACATGCTTCCTAATATTCTTGCGTTACCGTTTGCTGGATTAGTCGTAGATCGAATGGATCGGGTGAAAGTAATGTTATTTACAGATATAGTTCGCTGCGTATTAATGCTATTACTTGCAACACTTATATTTATGGATATTTTAACAATTCCACTTCTATATGTACTCGTAGCATTATATGGGCTTATGGAAGGCATATTTCAGCCAGCGTATGCGGCCGTAAGAGCGAAAGTATTTGTACCGGAAATTCGAAATGCAGCCAATGCATTAACTCAAATGAGTAATCAAGGCATACGACTAATTGGACCGGCCCTTGGAGGCTTGATCGTTTCAGTTGCCTCTGCCGGAATAGGGTTTGGACTGGATGCAGTAACGTATTTGCTATCATTTTTCTGTTTACTATTTTTAAGAGAAATAAAGTTTAAAAAAGTAAAACCTATTGAAAAGAGAAAAGTCGATTACAAACAAGAGTTTATGGAAGGTGTTTTCGTTTTAAAAAGTCATCCGTGGCTATGGATTACAATTTTAGTCTTTTCTTTCATTAATATTTGTTATGCAGGAATTATTGTCGTATTAATTCCATGGCTATTTAATGTTCATCATCATTTTGAAGCATACGTGTATGGACTAGGAATGGCATCTTCTGGTGTTGGAGCTGTCATTGCAGCGCTAATATTTGGCGGGAGGGAACGGTGGCGTAAGCGGGGATTACTTGCTTATGGTGGTGTTTTAATAAGTGGTTGCGCACTTCTAATAATGCCGTTCATTACTTGGGCACCTGCTTTAATTGCATTAATGGCAATTGAAGGTTTCGGTATGATGATATTTGGACTCATTTGGGAAACAAGTTTACAAGAGCTTGTGCCAGAAGAAGCCTTTGGGAGGGTAGCAAGCCTTGATATGTTAGGATCTTTTGCTTTATTGCCACTAGGTTATGTAGTTGTAGGATGGTTAGCTACTGTCATAGGTGGCGAGATAACGATTATAACACTAGCTATTTTAGTACTTGTAACAATTGGAGTAGCATTATGTGTGCCGAGTATTCAAAGATTTGATTGA
- a CDS encoding ketoacyl-ACP synthase III: protein MNSKSRITAIGTHVPNQILSNHDLEKMIDTNDEWIVQRTGMKERRIASEEEYSSHLAIKAIENLCTTFKKSLEDIDCIIVATTTADYVFPSVACQIQQHFNIPHTMAFDLNATCAGFTYGLHVGNSLITSGLHKKVLVVATETLSKVTDYTDRTTCILFGDGAGAILLERDENKPSFIAAHMGTNGDGGIHLYRTNLSTTMNDTPLKTNEKIVQNGREVYKWATRTVPASIKELLHTANMKMDNIDWFIPHSANLRMIESICEKSQIPIQKTLTSVEYMGNTSSVSIPLALDLARKAEKLNNGDTLLLYGFGGGLTHLGLIVKWDLI from the coding sequence ATGAATTCTAAATCCCGTATTACTGCAATTGGTACTCATGTTCCAAATCAAATACTCTCTAATCATGATTTAGAAAAAATGATCGATACGAATGATGAATGGATTGTACAAAGAACAGGAATGAAGGAAAGAAGGATTGCTAGCGAAGAAGAATACTCCTCACACTTAGCCATTAAAGCAATTGAAAATTTATGTACAACATTTAAAAAGAGCTTAGAAGATATCGACTGTATCATCGTCGCTACAACAACCGCTGACTATGTTTTTCCTAGTGTCGCGTGTCAAATACAACAACACTTCAACATACCTCATACAATGGCATTTGATTTAAATGCAACTTGCGCTGGTTTCACATATGGCTTGCACGTCGGTAATAGCTTGATTACTTCTGGATTACATAAAAAAGTACTTGTCGTAGCGACAGAGACATTATCAAAAGTTACTGATTACACCGATAGAACGACCTGCATTTTATTTGGCGATGGTGCTGGAGCTATTTTATTAGAAAGAGATGAAAACAAACCAAGCTTTATCGCTGCTCACATGGGCACAAATGGTGACGGTGGTATTCATCTATACAGAACAAACTTATCTACTACTATGAATGACACACCACTAAAAACAAATGAAAAAATCGTTCAAAATGGGAGAGAAGTATATAAATGGGCAACACGCACGGTGCCAGCAAGTATAAAAGAACTATTACATACTGCAAATATGAAAATGGATAATATAGACTGGTTCATTCCTCATAGTGCTAACTTACGAATGATTGAATCTATTTGTGAAAAATCTCAAATTCCAATACAAAAAACATTAACGAGCGTGGAATATATGGGGAATACATCTTCCGTCTCTATTCCACTCGCTCTAGATTTAGCTAGAAAAGCAGAAAAATTAAATAACGGAGACACACTTTTACTATACGGATTTGGTGGTGGTCTTACGCATTTAGGACTTATTGTGAAGTGGGATTTAATTTAA
- a CDS encoding S-layer homology domain-containing protein: MKKVISNVLAVTVALQVVMAPATSFASTKEFPDVPKNHWSFEAITDLTSKGVIAGYDNGKFGFGDVVTREQVAALMYRVLKPEAKSDYKNPYSDISAGTTMFPKEILALTDMGIFVGDGKGTFRPKESLTRAEMAVIIQNAFKFKIKAQHTFNDVPSTHWANDAVSALESNGITAGNGAGAFNPTSVLTREEYAQFLFNAMASYINLDITLPSNITAQEIDNFIEKWHPDSPLIGTGKDFIQAQNEYGVSALYLAAHAILESGYGKSEIAYRKHNLFGLKAFDWDPFGYAKYLPSYGHSISYNADYVRKNYLEEGANHFNGYTLPAMNVKYATDKEWAGKIANIMERIKPFNKKDYQNVKRLSKNPNTLNVNALGEAIPYKDYAKGATATIQLVGSYYQVPYPFGYTIKSVPNITQNEVGKLESGKKVNVYREDPNGWVEFSFENAQEKYWTLKKNLKL, encoded by the coding sequence ATGAAAAAAGTTATTTCTAATGTGTTAGCAGTGACAGTCGCGCTTCAAGTAGTGATGGCTCCAGCAACTTCGTTTGCATCTACAAAAGAATTTCCAGACGTTCCGAAAAATCATTGGTCATTTGAAGCGATTACTGATTTAACGTCAAAAGGGGTTATTGCAGGGTACGATAATGGTAAATTCGGCTTCGGAGATGTTGTAACTCGTGAGCAAGTAGCAGCATTAATGTATCGCGTATTAAAACCAGAAGCAAAAAGCGATTATAAAAATCCATACTCTGATATTAGCGCAGGAACGACGATGTTCCCAAAAGAAATCTTGGCATTGACAGATATGGGGATTTTCGTAGGTGATGGTAAAGGGACATTTAGGCCGAAAGAGTCGTTAACTCGTGCTGAGATGGCAGTAATTATACAGAATGCTTTTAAGTTTAAAATAAAGGCTCAACATACGTTTAATGATGTACCAAGCACGCATTGGGCAAATGATGCAGTTAGTGCATTAGAATCTAACGGCATTACAGCAGGTAACGGAGCAGGTGCATTTAATCCAACTAGTGTTTTAACACGTGAAGAATATGCACAATTTTTATTTAATGCTATGGCATCGTATATCAATCTAGATATAACGTTACCATCTAATATAACAGCACAAGAGATTGATAATTTTATTGAAAAATGGCATCCTGACAGTCCTCTTATTGGAACTGGTAAAGATTTTATTCAAGCACAAAATGAGTACGGTGTGAGCGCATTATACTTAGCTGCACATGCAATCTTAGAATCTGGATACGGGAAATCAGAAATTGCATATCGTAAACATAATCTATTTGGGCTAAAGGCATTTGATTGGGATCCATTTGGCTATGCGAAATATCTACCGTCTTACGGGCATAGTATTTCGTACAATGCTGATTATGTAAGAAAGAACTACTTAGAAGAAGGTGCTAATCATTTCAATGGTTACACGTTACCTGCTATGAATGTTAAGTATGCAACAGATAAAGAATGGGCTGGTAAAATCGCTAATATTATGGAGCGTATTAAACCGTTTAACAAGAAAGATTATCAAAATGTAAAACGATTATCGAAAAACCCTAATACATTAAATGTAAATGCACTAGGTGAAGCGATTCCATATAAAGATTATGCAAAAGGTGCAACAGCTACTATTCAATTAGTAGGTTCTTACTACCAAGTACCATATCCATTTGGCTATACAATTAAGAGTGTACCAAATATTACACAAAATGAAGTTGGAAAATTAGAAAGTGGCAAGAAAGTAAATGTATATCGTGAAGATCCAAATGGCTGGGTAGAATTTTCATTTGAAAATGCTCAAGAAAAATATTGGACATTGAAGAAGAACTTAAAATTATAA
- a CDS encoding MFS transporter: MIDTAGASISNRMYTEEEQQKLYKRTLIIVSISQMFGGAGLAAGITVGALLAQQMLGTDAYAGLPAAMFTLGSAVAAFFVGKLSQKHGRRIGLAAGFIVGGLGAIGVVGAALTNSIILLLVSLLIYGAGTATNLQARYAGTDLANKKQRATAISITMVMTTFGAVAGPNLVGVMGEFANSIGIPKLAGPFILSAAAFILAGLVLFVMLRPDPLIVANMIETYKQEHTYKGQPVTEEAKENKRGITVGAIVMILTQIVMVAIMTMTPVHMGHHGHALSAVGLVIGFHVGAMYLPSLVTGMLIDKIGRTTMSIAGGVILLAAGVIAAIAPSDSLILLIVALSLLGLGWNLGLISGTAQIVDATIPSTRAKTQGKIDVFIALAGASGGAMSGMVVANSSYAALSLAGGVLAFMLIPVVIWSRKG, encoded by the coding sequence ATGATAGATACGGCAGGTGCTTCAATAAGTAATCGCATGTATACAGAAGAAGAGCAACAAAAATTATACAAAAGAACATTAATAATCGTAAGCATTTCACAAATGTTCGGCGGAGCAGGATTAGCTGCTGGAATTACAGTAGGTGCACTTCTTGCGCAGCAAATGCTTGGGACAGATGCATATGCAGGATTACCGGCTGCTATGTTTACATTGGGATCGGCGGTAGCGGCTTTCTTTGTCGGGAAGTTATCACAAAAACATGGTCGCCGCATAGGGCTTGCAGCTGGTTTTATAGTAGGCGGGCTAGGGGCTATTGGAGTTGTGGGGGCAGCTTTAACAAATAGCATTATTCTTTTATTAGTTTCTTTACTTATATATGGCGCGGGCACAGCTACGAATCTACAAGCTCGTTATGCTGGAACGGATTTAGCGAATAAGAAGCAAAGAGCAACTGCTATTAGTATTACGATGGTAATGACTACTTTTGGTGCGGTTGCAGGACCAAATCTAGTAGGTGTAATGGGGGAGTTTGCTAATTCAATTGGAATTCCTAAACTTGCAGGTCCGTTCATATTATCGGCAGCGGCATTTATACTGGCTGGTCTTGTCCTATTTGTTATGCTTCGTCCAGATCCGTTAATTGTTGCTAATATGATAGAAACATATAAACAAGAGCATACATATAAAGGGCAACCAGTAACAGAAGAAGCGAAAGAAAATAAACGAGGTATTACAGTTGGAGCAATCGTAATGATACTTACACAAATCGTGATGGTTGCGATTATGACGATGACGCCAGTTCATATGGGACACCACGGTCATGCTTTAAGTGCAGTAGGACTTGTGATTGGTTTTCATGTAGGTGCAATGTATCTTCCATCTCTCGTTACGGGAATGTTAATTGATAAAATTGGCAGAACTACGATGAGTATAGCTGGAGGAGTGATTTTACTTGCAGCTGGTGTCATAGCTGCGATAGCGCCAAGTGATTCTTTAATACTATTAATTGTTGCTTTGTCTTTACTTGGATTAGGATGGAACCTTGGTTTAATCAGTGGTACGGCTCAAATTGTTGATGCAACTATACCTTCTACACGTGCAAAAACACAAGGAAAGATAGATGTGTTTATTGCGCTAGCAGGAGCTTCTGGTGGAGCGATGTCAGGAATGGTAGTAGCGAATTCAAGTTATGCGGCATTGTCATTAGCCGGGGGCGTTTTAGCTTTCATGCTTATCCCTGTTGTGATATGGTCCCGAAAAGGGTAA
- a CDS encoding peptide ABC transporter substrate-binding protein, with translation MKKKTKGIVALSITLSMFLTACGQKQEATTTGEKKKDSSKQVLNIVEAGEISTLNSSIATDGFSYAALNNVMEGLYMPGPDNKPVPAAAESYKLSEDGKTYTFTLHDSKWSNGDPVTAHDFEYAWKRAVNPETASEYAHIMFDIKNAEKINKKELPIDSFGVKAIDDRTLKVQLEHPVPYFLGLMGFATFYPQNQKVVEAQGKNYGLEAAKVVYNGPFQLSEWKHDTSYKMTKNPNYWDNKNVKLNEINVNIVKDTSTAVNLFESKQVDRITINSEFVDKYQKDPSLKKMERPSVTFFRFSQKNSLLANKNARKAISLAFDKQGIATTILNNGSIPANAFVPKGFVKGPDNKDFRSTSNVKVETNVKEAKTLWDTAKKETNLQNASLSIITTDESNDKKISEFLKGELEKNLPGLKITLQPLPVKAFLDREGNGDFEISLSTWGPDYPDPTTFLNMFVTDGPFNKMSYSNKQYDELIEKTSSTLVTDLPARWKAFQDAEKILLEDDAAIAPIFQSGLVYLERPTVKGVVVRPFAGIFSYKWASITE, from the coding sequence ATGAAGAAAAAAACTAAAGGAATCGTTGCACTCTCAATCACATTATCTATGTTTTTAACAGCATGTGGTCAAAAACAAGAGGCAACAACTACCGGAGAAAAGAAAAAAGATTCTTCAAAACAAGTATTAAACATTGTAGAAGCCGGGGAAATTTCTACACTTAATTCATCTATCGCAACCGATGGGTTCTCTTACGCTGCTTTAAACAACGTAATGGAAGGATTATATATGCCTGGTCCGGATAACAAACCTGTTCCTGCAGCAGCTGAATCATACAAACTGAGCGAAGACGGAAAAACATATACATTTACATTACACGATTCAAAATGGTCAAATGGCGATCCAGTAACTGCTCATGATTTTGAATATGCATGGAAACGTGCTGTTAATCCAGAAACTGCTTCTGAATACGCACATATTATGTTCGATATTAAAAACGCTGAAAAAATAAATAAAAAAGAATTACCAATTGATTCATTTGGTGTAAAGGCAATTGATGATAGAACACTTAAAGTACAATTAGAACACCCTGTTCCATACTTTTTAGGGTTAATGGGATTTGCAACATTTTATCCTCAAAACCAAAAGGTAGTAGAAGCACAAGGGAAAAATTACGGGCTTGAAGCTGCAAAGGTAGTTTATAACGGGCCGTTTCAATTAAGTGAATGGAAACATGATACAAGTTACAAAATGACGAAAAACCCGAACTACTGGGATAATAAAAATGTGAAGTTAAATGAAATTAATGTAAATATCGTAAAAGATACTTCAACAGCTGTTAATTTATTTGAAAGTAAACAAGTAGACCGTATTACGATCAATTCAGAGTTTGTTGATAAATATCAAAAAGATCCAAGCTTAAAGAAAATGGAACGTCCTTCTGTGACGTTTTTCCGATTTAGTCAAAAGAATTCTTTATTAGCAAACAAAAATGCTCGTAAAGCTATTTCGCTTGCTTTTGATAAACAAGGAATCGCAACAACGATTTTAAACAATGGTTCTATACCTGCGAATGCATTCGTTCCGAAAGGATTCGTAAAAGGACCTGACAATAAAGATTTTCGCAGTACAAGTAATGTAAAAGTAGAAACAAATGTGAAAGAAGCTAAAACACTATGGGACACTGCGAAAAAAGAAACAAATTTACAAAACGCTTCTCTTTCAATCATAACAACTGATGAATCTAACGATAAAAAAATTAGTGAGTTTTTAAAAGGTGAACTGGAGAAAAACTTACCTGGATTAAAAATCACATTACAACCACTTCCAGTAAAAGCATTTTTAGATCGTGAAGGAAATGGTGATTTTGAAATTTCACTTTCTACATGGGGACCAGATTATCCTGATCCTACAACATTTTTAAATATGTTCGTCACAGACGGACCGTTTAATAAGATGAGTTACTCAAACAAACAATACGACGAATTAATTGAGAAAACGAGTTCTACTTTAGTAACTGACTTACCAGCACGTTGGAAAGCGTTCCAAGATGCCGAGAAAATCTTACTTGAAGATGATGCAGCTATCGCTCCAATCTTCCAATCAGGACTTGTATATTTAGAACGTCCAACCGTAAAAGGTGTTGTTGTTCGTCCATTTGCAGGAATTTTTTCTTATAAGTGGGCCTCTATTACAGAATAA
- a CDS encoding N-acetylmuramoyl-L-alanine amidase yields the protein MKNRIIAAGVIAASILSYSSSSFAQTKNFPDVPAKHWGEESIYYLVEKGAVTGNDKGMFEPGKEITRAEAATMMAKILNLRIDTNAKPSFGDSQNQWYTPFIAAVEKAGVVKGKGPGVFDPTGKIDRVSMASMLVEAYKLEEKVKQPLQTKFADLNDSWGKDKANILVELNISQGVTTTEWLPNKTVTKAEAAKFIAKADSLKIGNPLVEQVIIIDPGHGGTDPGKATQGLHESDIVLDTSKRLQSLLEKNTPFRAMLTRETDIRLSEKQGEDLKNRVDFAKENNGDIFVSIHANASQKHDGYGTETFYYKGSEKKELTEREKDSYMLADKIQKRLVKALDTRDRGVKPEDFYVLRENEMPAVLTELAFLDNSTDYEKLASESGRQIAAEAIYAGILDYYEWKGFDVSKSRLTK from the coding sequence ATGAAAAATAGAATAATTGCAGCAGGAGTAATTGCAGCTAGTATATTATCTTATTCATCTAGTAGTTTCGCGCAAACGAAAAACTTTCCAGATGTCCCAGCTAAACATTGGGGAGAAGAATCTATTTACTATTTAGTAGAGAAAGGTGCAGTTACAGGTAACGATAAAGGAATGTTTGAGCCAGGAAAAGAAATCACTCGTGCAGAAGCAGCTACAATGATGGCTAAAATCTTAAACTTACGAATCGATACAAATGCTAAGCCATCTTTCGGTGATTCTCAAAACCAATGGTATACTCCATTCATCGCAGCTGTAGAAAAAGCTGGCGTTGTTAAAGGGAAAGGACCGGGCGTATTCGATCCAACTGGGAAAATTGACCGAGTTTCAATGGCATCGATGCTTGTTGAAGCATATAAATTAGAGGAAAAAGTAAAACAACCATTACAAACCAAATTTGCAGATTTAAATGATAGTTGGGGGAAAGATAAGGCCAACATTTTAGTAGAATTAAATATTTCACAAGGTGTAACTACAACAGAATGGTTACCTAATAAAACTGTAACGAAAGCAGAAGCAGCGAAGTTTATTGCAAAGGCGGACTCGCTTAAAATAGGTAATCCTTTAGTAGAACAGGTGATTATTATTGATCCTGGTCATGGAGGAACAGATCCTGGGAAGGCAACGCAAGGATTACATGAAAGTGATATTGTATTAGATACATCTAAAAGATTACAAAGTTTACTAGAGAAGAATACTCCATTTCGTGCGATGTTAACGCGTGAAACGGATATTCGTCTTAGTGAAAAACAAGGAGAAGACCTTAAAAATCGTGTAGATTTCGCGAAAGAAAATAATGGAGATATTTTTGTAAGTATCCATGCAAATGCTTCTCAAAAACATGATGGATATGGAACCGAAACTTTTTATTATAAAGGATCTGAAAAGAAAGAATTAACTGAGCGTGAAAAAGATAGTTATATGTTAGCTGATAAAATACAAAAGAGATTAGTTAAAGCTCTAGATACAAGAGATCGTGGTGTGAAACCAGAAGATTTTTATGTACTAAGAGAAAATGAGATGCCAGCAGTACTAACGGAGCTAGCATTTTTAGATAACAGCACGGATTATGAGAAGTTAGCTTCAGAATCTGGAAGACAAATAGCTGCTGAGGCAATTTATGCGGGTATTTTAGATTATTATGAGTGGAAAGGTTTTGATGTTTCAAAATCTCGTTTAACGAAATAA
- a CDS encoding polyphosphate kinase 2 family protein yields the protein MENGHLAKVDLTKRIESKSKYNKKLEKYQRRLLALQQIVKEEKIAVMLVMEGWDAAGKGGAIKRVTEHLDPRGFQVNPIGAPAPHEKWYHYLQRFWRKLPQYGQITIFDRSWYGRVLVERVEDFATKEEWTRAYDEINDFEKLLTDDHYIIGKFFYHISKDEQLKRFKDREKNPLKKWKITDEDWRNREKWDEYVEAMEEMFEKTNKPNAKWQIIASNDKLYARLRTLKVIISLIEDYLLDHNIELPSYYYEIKEGKTEDFETNQDVVVR from the coding sequence ATGGAAAATGGACATCTTGCTAAAGTAGATTTGACGAAAAGAATTGAATCGAAATCTAAATACAATAAGAAACTTGAAAAATATCAAAGGCGCTTATTAGCGCTGCAGCAAATTGTAAAAGAAGAAAAAATCGCTGTTATGCTCGTTATGGAAGGCTGGGATGCGGCTGGAAAAGGCGGAGCGATTAAACGAGTGACGGAACACCTTGATCCGCGTGGTTTTCAAGTAAATCCAATTGGAGCACCAGCACCTCATGAAAAATGGTACCATTACTTGCAACGTTTCTGGCGGAAGCTTCCGCAGTACGGGCAAATTACTATTTTTGATCGCTCATGGTACGGTCGTGTGTTAGTTGAGCGTGTTGAAGATTTTGCTACAAAGGAAGAGTGGACGAGAGCGTATGATGAGATTAATGACTTTGAAAAACTATTAACAGATGACCATTATATAATCGGGAAGTTTTTCTATCATATTAGTAAAGATGAACAGTTAAAGAGGTTTAAAGATAGAGAGAAAAATCCTTTGAAAAAATGGAAAATTACAGACGAAGACTGGCGTAATCGTGAAAAATGGGACGAGTATGTTGAAGCAATGGAAGAAATGTTTGAAAAAACAAATAAGCCAAATGCGAAATGGCAAATTATCGCGAGTAATGATAAATTATACGCTCGTTTGAGAACATTGAAAGTGATTATTTCATTAATTGAGGATTACCTCTTAGATCATAATATAGAATTACCTTCGTATTATTATGAGATAAAAGAAGGTAAGACAGAAGACTTTGAAACGAATCAAGATGTAGTTGTAAGATAG